One Microbispora sp. ZYX-F-249 genomic window carries:
- a CDS encoding thiamine-phosphate kinase codes for MTVGDLGEFGVIQRISGRLPRTAAVLLGPGDDAAVLKAPDGRVVVSTDLLIEGRHFRRDWSSGYDIGRKAAAQNLSDIVAMGADPTALVVGLGLPADVPADWLDALTDGFRDECDLVGATVAGGDIARSETVVLGVTALGDLGGRSPVTRSGARPGDVVAVAGRLGYAAAGLALLGAGVTGGPPELVALLEAHRRPLPPYPCGPRAALLGATAMLDVSDGLLQDLGHVADASGVAVALDAAALPVPETLTAAARHLGADPLEWVLTGGDDHALAATFPSEVRLPPEWTPAGVVTEGRGVRVDGQTRTEGGWDHFRG; via the coding sequence ATCACAGTCGGAGATCTCGGCGAATTCGGAGTAATTCAGCGGATATCAGGACGCCTTCCGCGGACCGCGGCCGTACTGCTGGGCCCCGGCGACGACGCCGCGGTCCTCAAGGCCCCCGACGGGCGGGTTGTCGTGAGCACGGATCTACTGATCGAGGGTAGGCACTTCCGCCGCGACTGGTCGAGCGGGTACGACATCGGCCGTAAGGCCGCCGCACAGAACCTTTCCGACATCGTTGCCATGGGAGCCGATCCCACCGCCCTCGTGGTCGGTCTGGGGCTGCCCGCGGACGTCCCCGCCGACTGGCTGGACGCGCTGACCGACGGCTTCCGCGACGAGTGCGACCTGGTGGGGGCGACCGTGGCGGGGGGCGACATCGCCCGGTCGGAGACCGTCGTGCTCGGGGTGACCGCGCTCGGCGACCTCGGCGGCAGGTCGCCGGTGACCCGGTCGGGCGCGCGCCCCGGCGACGTGGTCGCGGTGGCGGGCCGCCTGGGATACGCCGCGGCCGGCCTCGCCCTGCTCGGGGCGGGCGTGACCGGCGGACCTCCGGAGTTGGTGGCCCTGCTGGAGGCGCACCGGCGTCCCCTGCCGCCGTACCCCTGCGGCCCGCGGGCCGCGCTGCTCGGCGCGACGGCGATGCTCGACGTCAGCGACGGCCTGCTGCAGGACCTCGGGCACGTCGCCGACGCGAGCGGCGTGGCCGTCGCGCTGGACGCCGCCGCGCTGCCCGTGCCCGAGACGCTGACCGCGGCGGCGCGCCATCTGGGTGCGGACCCGCTGGAGTGGGTGCTGACCGGCGGCGACGATCACGCGCTGGCCGCGACGTTCCCCTCCGAGGTACGGCTGCCGCCCGAATGGACGCCTGCGGGAGTGGTGACCGAGGGCCGCGGAGTGCGGGTCGACGGACAGACCCGGACCGAAGGGGGATGGGACCACTTCCGTGGATGA